CCTGTGCTCCCTGAATGATTAAAACGGGTTTCTTATAGGTTTCAATTTCTTTCTTGCAATCGTAGTTAATTGCTCGCAAATTCTGCCATACTAAACTGTTAATTTGGCTATTGCCTTCGGTTAAACGTTGCGCAATTTTATTTCTATGTGTATTATCGTATAAATAGGCCGGTGCCAAATAAGTTCCTCTTTGTAAACTCGCATGAAAGCTCGTATCACCATTGCGAATCTTATTATTCCAGAAATTTAATGAATCCTGATCCTTTTGTGAAAGCCGGGCAGTGATATTTAAGGTGTTCAGCAAAGATAAATCCAACCCTCCGGAGGAAGAAAGAATAAGTCCTTTTACTCGTTCAGGGAATTTTGAAGTGTAATAGGATGCCAGCATACCACCAAAGGAATGTCCCATAACAATCCATTCTTCAAAACCGAGGTTTTTTCGAATTACCTCCATGTCGGCTACCATTAAATCCATGGTGATGGTTTTGGCACTGACTTCATTCATAACCGATTTTCCCGTACCTCTTTGGTCAAATAAAATAACCGTATTAGTTTCACATAAACTTTCGGCCAAACCCACAAAACCGTTGCTGCTCATTCCGGGGCCACCATTAATAACCACCAGTGCCGGACCTTCTCCAAATGTTGTAACATGAAGTATTCCGTCACTTATCTTTAGCTCTATCTGTGTTTGAGCCAGTATACTACAGCCCAAACACAAGGTAAAAAATAAGACTAACAGCGATTTCATTTTGTTTTGTTTTAAATCAGGCTTCGTTTTTCCAGTTTAGGCGATCCATCTGATTGTACGGCCATGGTGCGCCGTTGTTTTCAATATTGGTCATGGCTCCGTTTAACTCCATGGGAGCAGCAGATTGTTCCATCACCAGATACTGACGCATTTCCATAATTATTGAAAGCGGGTCGATACTTACCGGGCAGGCTTCAACACAGGCGTTGCAAGTGGTGCATGCCCATAGTTCCTCTCTCGTGATATAATCGTCCAGCAATTGTTTGCCATCGGGCTTAAACTCACCATTTTTCTCAATATTTTTTCCTACCTCTTCCAATCGGTCGCGGGTATCCATCATAATCTTTCTGGGAGACAACTTCTTCCCGGTGATGTTGGCCGGGCATTCACTTGTACAACGACCACATTCGGTGCAAGTATAGGCGTTTAGCAACTGAATTCGGGTTAAATCCATGACATCACTGGCTCCAAATTTTGCCGGGGCTTCGGCACCTTCGGCAGGAGCAGCAAACGGATCGGCTGTTGGATCCATCATTAATTTCACTTCGTTGGTAACCGATTCGAGGTTTTTGAATTTTCCCTTCGGAACAACTCTTCCGAAGTACACATTCGGGAAAGCCAGAATAATATGCAAGTGTTTCGAAAAGTACAGGTAATTCAGGAAAACTAAAATTCCCAAAATATGAAGCCACCAGCAAGTACGCTCAATGGCAATTAGCTTGCCTTCCGAAAAATTTTCAAACAAGATTGCGATGTATTGACTCACAGGAAACATTCCTGCCTGAGTATAGTGTGCTGTACCCAAATGTTGTAGTTGCAAATCGGCTGCATTCATAGTTAGAAACAGTACCATGAGTACCATTTCGAAGTAGAGAATATAATTGGCGTCGTTTTTGGGCCATCCTTTCATTTCGGCTGCCCAGAATCGCTTAATTTTCTGAATGTTTCTTCGAATCCAGAAAACTATCACCCCAATAAGGACAAGCAATGCCAGAATCTCGAACGAAGCGATAAGGTAATCATACACTATTCCTAATCCCGAGAAAATACGGTGTGTTCCGAAGATACCATCGATAATAATCTCCAGCACCTCAATATTAATAATGATAAAACCAACGTAAACGAAAATGTGCAATAGTCCCGAAACAGGGCGCACCACCATCTTAGACTGGCCAAGCGCAATGCGTAGCACATTGCCCATACGTTCAGTTTTGTGGTCTGAAGCATCTACTTGCAGACCCAGCTTTATGTTTCGAATTATCTTACGAATGTTCTTGGTGAAAAAACCAATCCCGACAATTAGGGCGATGAGGAATAATATATTAGGAATGTATTGCATTGTCTATTGATCGGGATTCTCGGGCGTCACGTATTCTTTTTGTTTTTTTCCAAATACTGAAATATGAACATAACGCTTCGGATTTAATTTTAAGTCCTGAAGTAATTGTTCCAACTGCCTTGAAGCTCCTTCAAGATTGTCGTACAATTTTTCGTCTTTTAATAATTTTCCAACGCTGCCCTCCCCATTGTCTATTCGTGTTACAATATCATTAAATCGGGTTACCACGTTTTGCAAGTCAGTCACAAGTTTTCCGGTTTCAAGCTTTGCTAAGGAATCGGACAATTTTGCAAAATTTTCGGACATCACATCCAGATTTGTGAATGTTCGGTTTAACTTATCTGTGTTCTCGCCCAAAACTGCGTCTAATTTTCCTGAAACACCGCCCAAGGAATTTAAAGTTGTATTCAGGTTTGCAATTGCATTTTTAAGATTCTCACGGGTACGTTCGTCGACAATATCGGTGTAGGCTAATAAAAGCGTATCTACTGTAGCGAGTGTGTTGTTTACTTTTAGCTCTAAAGGTCCCAACCGGGACGCAACGGCATCCAGCATACTTTTCTCAATTTCACCTTTTAACGTATCTCCGGATTTGGCAATGTTTGAAGCATCGTAAGAAGGAAAAATACCTATCGACTTTCCGCCTATGAGTCCGCTGCTGTAGATACGTACCAGGCTATTTTTTGAAAAATCGAAGTCTTCCTCAACCGTAAATTCTACCACCAAGCCCCCTGTTTTATTGGCGAAAGTGATGTTTTGCACCTTCCCAACATTTAATCCGTTAATGGTTACGGGAGCAGACTTCGCCAGCCCCTCCACATTGCTGTATTTTACATAAAAAGTACGGTGATTATCAAGGAGATTAGTACCCTTTAAAAAGCTGTAACCAAAGATAAACAGTAAGATGGCGCCAATAGCGAGTATTCCGGTTTTTACTTCTCTAGATAGTTTCAAAAAGGTAGTATTTAGGTTCCAAACAAATTTAGAAATAAATATAGAAAAACGGGGGCTATTTGTCTTTTGAATTTAAAACATCCGAAAGTTTAACTTTTTTGTCTCCTTTAAAGGCGACAATATAGCAAGAGGCATAGCCCTTTTCCTGAGCAAAACTCTTCATTATTTGTATTTTATTATAGTCGGATGTTTCCCCGTAATAATATTTATA
This genomic stretch from Ulvibacter sp. MAR_2010_11 harbors:
- a CDS encoding alpha/beta fold hydrolase, which produces MKSLLVLFFTLCLGCSILAQTQIELKISDGILHVTTFGEGPALVVINGGPGMSSNGFVGLAESLCETNTVILFDQRGTGKSVMNEVSAKTITMDLMVADMEVIRKNLGFEEWIVMGHSFGGMLASYYTSKFPERVKGLILSSSGGLDLSLLNTLNITARLSQKDQDSLNFWNNKIRNGDTSFHASLQRGTYLAPAYLYDNTHRNKIAQRLTEGNSQINSLVWQNLRAINYDCKKEIETYKKPVLIIQGAQDIIDKNIATSSHRLFSNSDLVFIDNCAHYGWLEQPEVYYGSLNRFLMKVAG
- a CDS encoding (Fe-S)-binding protein; the protein is MQYIPNILFLIALIVGIGFFTKNIRKIIRNIKLGLQVDASDHKTERMGNVLRIALGQSKMVVRPVSGLLHIFVYVGFIIINIEVLEIIIDGIFGTHRIFSGLGIVYDYLIASFEILALLVLIGVIVFWIRRNIQKIKRFWAAEMKGWPKNDANYILYFEMVLMVLFLTMNAADLQLQHLGTAHYTQAGMFPVSQYIAILFENFSEGKLIAIERTCWWLHILGILVFLNYLYFSKHLHIILAFPNVYFGRVVPKGKFKNLESVTNEVKLMMDPTADPFAAPAEGAEAPAKFGASDVMDLTRIQLLNAYTCTECGRCTSECPANITGKKLSPRKIMMDTRDRLEEVGKNIEKNGEFKPDGKQLLDDYITREELWACTTCNACVEACPVSIDPLSIIMEMRQYLVMEQSAAPMELNGAMTNIENNGAPWPYNQMDRLNWKNEA
- a CDS encoding MlaD family protein encodes the protein MKLSREVKTGILAIGAILLFIFGYSFLKGTNLLDNHRTFYVKYSNVEGLAKSAPVTINGLNVGKVQNITFANKTGGLVVEFTVEEDFDFSKNSLVRIYSSGLIGGKSIGIFPSYDASNIAKSGDTLKGEIEKSMLDAVASRLGPLELKVNNTLATVDTLLLAYTDIVDERTRENLKNAIANLNTTLNSLGGVSGKLDAVLGENTDKLNRTFTNLDVMSENFAKLSDSLAKLETGKLVTDLQNVVTRFNDIVTRIDNGEGSVGKLLKDEKLYDNLEGASRQLEQLLQDLKLNPKRYVHISVFGKKQKEYVTPENPDQ